Proteins co-encoded in one Pseudophryne corroboree isolate aPseCor3 chromosome 1, aPseCor3.hap2, whole genome shotgun sequence genomic window:
- the LOC134909740 gene encoding protein starmaker-like, which translates to MKNILLCVCIISLVFGYPVPDSPSHSSEYVEVNSKSSSESNLQSSEQQYDSSEESISEQQAEDVSGGQQHEDKAARDHISVAIDSIDIEEQLTDGDDRDNDEDTEPALFTAVHSSSKEEKEEDNLEENIRHVAAGDENNKHNESGSHEDNSPEVPESDDSTDKTGVSETPSDNDEKNKANESRNEKSSNGSHLGDDIKLAGDTGHGDHVDKSDETDDDNGKDGEDDDKANVDNDDFKHSEEDDYEDNVSVKSGNSRENDQDCNNDSKGNGDYVNSKLKKSHYSYESHEREMQNDDTNTLLNTNSDSSLNKDITISSSVEKSKEVTRKKKKGNQNTKKMTKSHIRPMRKNKKNTGQIDSDRHRSKSEDKPVSENHNSFENRDSGVLDSIERLLHKKLGSSKISDSHSKEKPDSKEDTHSQEDTHSPKDTHSLEDTHSVEDTHSAEDDHSQVETHSSEDTHSKEDSHLTEGARQPGKDMQLTKGVKQSNKDRSHSLEQFSLSNEDITQSKESDEDKTVEAINQSEEGDSKSKENVSQFSHSQSKEILQLKKDQNQKIEKNSKSISVENRDSDKSTKDRSESEEDLHSNVNSKEDSEDVDSAENARKLDQSDTTTEQAGSSESTELRYIVLGNNSLSDSKSSSKSTELTSVSKENTEEDNDSTDIDDTESITAEEDESHSRESDESVQVRQQNDSSESEDVSRASVSSEIDSRRLMFDIYQHTAIGNDNDCQDGY; encoded by the exons ATGAAGAATATCCTTTTATGTGTTTGCATCATCAGTCTGGTCTTTGGTTATCCG GTTCCAGATTCTCCTTCCCATAGCTCAGAATATGTTGAG GTCAACAGCAAATCATCATCAGAATCCAACTTGCAAAGTTCAGAGCAGCAG TATGACTCAAGTGAGGAATCAATTTCTGAGCAGCAAGCAGAGGATGTTAGTGGTGGACAACAACATGAAGATAAGGCTGCTCGAGATCACATCTCAGTTGCTATTGATAGCATAGATATTGAAGAGCAACTAACAGATGGAGATGATAGAGATAATGATGAAGACACAGAGCCTGCTCTATTCACTGCAGTCCACAGCAGCTCCaaagaggaaaaggaggaagatAATCTGGAAGAAAATATAAGGCATGTTGCTGCTGGAGATGAGAATAATAAACACAATGAATCTGGGAGCCATGAAGATAATTCTCCT GAAGTCCCAGAAAGTGACGACAGCACTGACAAAACAGGTGTTTCTGAGACCCCCAGTGACAATGATGAGAAGAATAAAGCGAATGAAAGCagaaatgaaaaatcaagtaatggGAGTCATCTAGGAGATGATATAAAGCTAGCAGGTGATACTGGACATGGAGACCATGTGGATAAAAGTGATGAAACTGATGATGACAATGGTAAAGATGGGGAAGATGATGATAAAGCAAATGTAGATAATGATGATTTTAAGCACAGTGAGGAGGATGACTATGAAGACAATGTAAGTGTCAAATCTGGAAATAGTAGAGAGAATGATCAGGACTGCAATAATGACAGTAAAGGAAATGGTGATTATGTAAACAGCAAACTTAAAAAAAGTCACTACAGCTATGAATCACATGAGAGagaaatgcaaaatgatgacacaaACACATTGTTGAATACTAATAgtgattccagtttaaataaggaTATAACAATTAGTTCTTCTGTAGAAAAAAGCAAAGAAGTTACCaggaagaaaaagaaaggaaaTCAGAACACTAAAAAAATGACTAAAAGTCACATAAGACCTATGAGAAAAAACAAAAAGAATACCGGCCAAATTGATTCAGATAGACACAGAAGCAAATCTGAGGACAAACCGGTATCAGAGAATCATAATAGCTTTGAAAACCGAGATTCTGGAGTTTTAGATAGCATAGAAAGATTGCTACATAAGAAACTTGGGAGCTCAAAAATATCAGATAGTCACTCAAAAGAAAAACCTGACTCAAAGGAAGACACTCACTCACAGGAGGACACTCATTCACCAAAAGACACTCACTCATTAGAAGACACTCACTCTGTGGAAGACACTCACTCTGCGGAAGACGATCACTCACAGGTGGAGACTCACTCATCAGAAGACACTCACTCAAAAGAAGACTCTCACTTGACAGAAGGTGCCAGGCAACCAGGCAAAGATATGCAGTTGACTAAAGGTGTCAAACAATCAAATAAGGATAGAAGTCATTCATTAGAACAATTCAGTCTGTCAAATGAGGATATCACTCAGTCTAAGGAATCAGATGAAGATAAAACAGTAGAAGCCATAAATCAATCAGAAGAGGGTGACAGTAAGTCAAAAGAAAATGTCAGTCAATTTAGCCATAGTCAGTCCAAAGAAATACTGCAATTGAAAAAAGACCAAaatcaaaagatagaaaaaaacagtaaAAGTATATCAGTAGAAAATAGGGATTCAGATAAATCCACGAAAGATAGAAGTGAATCTGAGGAAGACTTGCACAGTAATGTAAATTCTAAAGaagactctgaggatgttgattctGCAGAGAATGCCAGAAAATTAGATCAGTCTGATACCACAACAGAGCAAGCTGGAAGCAGCGAGTCAACAGAGCTGAGGTACATTGTGCTAGGAAATAATTCTTTAAGTGACAGTAAATCTTCCAGCAAGTCAACAGAGCTCACCAGTGTTTCCAAAGAGAACACTGAAGAGGACAATGACTCCACAGACATTGATGACACAGAGAGTATAACAGCAGAAGAGGATGAAAGCCATTCTAGAGAAAGTGATGAGTCAGTCCAGGTGAGACAGCAGAATGACTCCAGTGAGTCTGAAGATGTCAGCAGAGCATCGGTTAGTTCTGAAATTGACAGCAGAAGGTTAATGTTTGATATTTATCAACATACAGCCATTGGAAATGATAATGACTGTCAAGATGGCTACTAG